One part of the Caproiciproducens sp. CPB-2 genome encodes these proteins:
- a CDS encoding N-acetylmuramoyl-L-alanine amidase, with translation MNEKEAKTYFIPIAVLVLCCLAFLLLSYISYHKIDKMALALAEKRNPVIVLDPGHGGEDGGAAGKNSAPEKDINLAIALQLEKLLKSSGMRVVMTRTTDASICDDHLDTVRERKVSDLHNRLKIIEEQGDCIFISIHQNHFTESRYSGAQIFYSKNTDGSKILAENIKSRIVELIQPENKRETKPATSSIYLLWNTKVTAVLVECGFLSNDSEAAKLNDKTYQQQMAFCVYSGLLDYLHSVE, from the coding sequence TTGAACGAGAAAGAAGCCAAAACCTATTTTATACCGATAGCCGTCCTGGTTTTATGCTGTCTTGCTTTTTTGCTGCTGTCCTACATCTCCTATCATAAAATCGATAAAATGGCTTTGGCCTTGGCGGAAAAACGCAATCCCGTCATTGTGCTCGACCCCGGTCACGGCGGGGAAGACGGGGGAGCCGCGGGGAAAAACTCCGCGCCTGAAAAGGACATTAACCTGGCAATTGCCCTGCAGCTGGAAAAACTTTTGAAAAGCTCCGGAATGCGTGTCGTGATGACAAGGACCACGGATGCTTCCATTTGTGACGATCACCTTGACACCGTGAGGGAACGAAAGGTCAGCGACCTCCATAACCGCCTGAAAATCATTGAGGAGCAGGGTGACTGCATCTTTATCAGCATTCATCAAAACCATTTCACGGAAAGCCGCTACAGCGGAGCGCAGATCTTCTACTCAAAAAATACCGACGGAAGTAAAATTCTGGCCGAAAATATCAAAAGCCGGATTGTAGAGCTGATTCAGCCGGAAAACAAGCGGGAGACAAAGCCGGCCACCAGTTCCATTTATCTCCTGTGGAATACAAAAGTTACCGCTGTGCTGGTCGAGTGCGGTTTCCTTTCCAACGATTCCGAGGCTGCGAAACTGAATGATAAAACTTATCAGCAGCAAATGGCGTTTTGCGTCTACAGCGGACTGCTGGATTACCTTCATTCCGTGGAGTAG